The following proteins come from a genomic window of Musa acuminata AAA Group cultivar baxijiao chromosome BXJ1-7, Cavendish_Baxijiao_AAA, whole genome shotgun sequence:
- the LOC135678073 gene encoding protein OSB1, mitochondrial-like isoform X1, whose product MESRSLFFLKRFLRPFSAYRSASTGVGDESFVYRRSMLRRPSTVRRESVPWNSCSFIGTVIFPVKRYVSDLPPAVYTVIEVKWPSCDSSSSSFCRIHLHLSDKLEKVSLKYVKPNDIIYVRGRLGSYKKHFEDGSHAIFYKVHVVDLNFVKRDRQIQKSTEMEISVVDELTVPVSSTADDDKELRDRLHLWQVFFANPYEWWDNRQRKLFPGSADFRHKHTHDGLWLRPDDPSWVRRQLQLYDSNITMNHHSKVHEWEMKDLL is encoded by the exons ATGGAGTCGCGGAGTCTGTTCTTTCTGAAGAGATTTCTTCGTCCCTTCTCCGCTTACCGTTCGGCGAGCACCGGAGTTGGCGACGAGAGCTTCGTCTACCGGCGGTCGATGCTCCGCCGGCCGTCGACGGTGAGGCGAGAATCGGTGCCATGGAATTCGTGCAGCTTCATCGGGACGGTGATTTTCCCTGTGAAGAGGTACGTTAGTGACTTACCGCCGGCGGTTTACACTGTTATCGAGGTGAAGTGGCCTTCCTGCGATTCGAGTTCGTCGTCTTTCTG CAGGATACACTTGCATTTGTCGGACAAGCTAGAAAAAGTATCACTAAAATACGTGAAACCAAATGATATAATTTATGTTCGTGGTCGTTTAGGTTCTTACAAGAAACACTTTGAAGATGGAAGTCATGCAATCTTTTACAAG GTTCACGTTGTAGATTTGAATTTCGTTAAACGTGATAGACAAATTCAGAAGTCCACGGAGATGGAGAtttcagtagtagatgagttaacAGTACCCGTTTCCA GTACAGCGGATGATGATAAAGAGTTGCGAGACCGCCTGCACTTATGGCAGGTGTTCTTTGCGAATCCATATGAATGGTGGGATAATAGGCAAAGGAAGTTATTTCCAGGTTCAGCAGATTTTAGACACAAGCATACTCATGATGGCCTGTGGCTCAGGCCGGATGACCCTTCTTGGGTAAGAAGGCAGCTGCAACTCTATGACTCGAATATTACAATGAATCATCACTCAAAGGTGCATGAATGGGAaatgaaggatttgttgtga
- the LOC135678073 gene encoding protein OSB1, mitochondrial-like isoform X2, with amino-acid sequence MESRSLFFLKRFLRPFSAYRSASTGVGDESFVYRRSMLRRPSTVRRESVPWNSCSFIGTVIFPVKRYVSDLPPAVYTVIEVKWPSCDSSSSSFWIHLHLSDKLEKVSLKYVKPNDIIYVRGRLGSYKKHFEDGSHAIFYKVHVVDLNFVKRDRQIQKSTEMEISVVDELTVPVSSTADDDKELRDRLHLWQVFFANPYEWWDNRQRKLFPGSADFRHKHTHDGLWLRPDDPSWVRRQLQLYDSNITMNHHSKVHEWEMKDLL; translated from the exons ATGGAGTCGCGGAGTCTGTTCTTTCTGAAGAGATTTCTTCGTCCCTTCTCCGCTTACCGTTCGGCGAGCACCGGAGTTGGCGACGAGAGCTTCGTCTACCGGCGGTCGATGCTCCGCCGGCCGTCGACGGTGAGGCGAGAATCGGTGCCATGGAATTCGTGCAGCTTCATCGGGACGGTGATTTTCCCTGTGAAGAGGTACGTTAGTGACTTACCGCCGGCGGTTTACACTGTTATCGAGGTGAAGTGGCCTTCCTGCGATTCGAGTTCGTCGTCTTTCTG GATACACTTGCATTTGTCGGACAAGCTAGAAAAAGTATCACTAAAATACGTGAAACCAAATGATATAATTTATGTTCGTGGTCGTTTAGGTTCTTACAAGAAACACTTTGAAGATGGAAGTCATGCAATCTTTTACAAG GTTCACGTTGTAGATTTGAATTTCGTTAAACGTGATAGACAAATTCAGAAGTCCACGGAGATGGAGAtttcagtagtagatgagttaacAGTACCCGTTTCCA GTACAGCGGATGATGATAAAGAGTTGCGAGACCGCCTGCACTTATGGCAGGTGTTCTTTGCGAATCCATATGAATGGTGGGATAATAGGCAAAGGAAGTTATTTCCAGGTTCAGCAGATTTTAGACACAAGCATACTCATGATGGCCTGTGGCTCAGGCCGGATGACCCTTCTTGGGTAAGAAGGCAGCTGCAACTCTATGACTCGAATATTACAATGAATCATCACTCAAAGGTGCATGAATGGGAaatgaaggatttgttgtga